The genomic segment ctctgggtgggtgagtgtgtggggattgtgtctcggggtaagtgagtgtgtggggattgtgtctcggggtgagtgagtgtgtggggattGTATCTCGGGGTGGGTGAGAGtgtggggattgtgtcccggggtgggtgagtgtgtggggattGTGTCTctgggtgagtgagtgtggagaCTGTGTGTCGCGTAGATTGGATAAATTCTGATGTCTGGTCCCACTGAGCGGTAACAGGCCCTACAATGGTTGCAGAATCAGTCACTGAGCCGCCGTTTCTTTGCTTGCAGCTTTCAGAGAAAGGTAAGCCAGATGTCGATATCCAGGGTCTGACTGCCTCCACCATGGAGATCCTGCTGGATTTTGTGTATACAGAAACCGTCCATGTCACTGTGGAGAATGTTCAGGAATTACTTCCCGCAGCTTGCCTTCTCCAGCTAAAAGGTGAGCTCCTTTCTCATTCTCATTGCTCTTGGAACAGCCCACGGCTGGGTATTCCAAGCTCCTGTTTAAAACTGCATTGCGATGCTCCGCGGGATCAGCAGTCAGCCTAGCTGTGGCCGGTGAAGCACGACAGACAGCAATCATTTACATTGCTGCTCCAGCACTACAGCTTGTGTGCCATGGAAAAAACAGCGTTCAACGTagagagagaaagaacttgcatttatgtagtgttttgacaacctcaggaagtccaaaagcagttcacagccaatgaaatattgttGAAGTGTAGCTGCTGTTGCAACGTAGGGAGACGTAaaacccaatttgcacacagcaaggtccaacaaacaacaTGGAGCTAAATAACCAATTTGACaatcttagtgatgttggttgagggataagttgtgaccaggatactgggagaattcCCAAGTGACCTGGGATCTTGTACATCTACCTGAGAAGATGGACAGGGCCTCGGGTTAATGTTtgagctgaaagacggcacctctgacagtgcagcagtccctcagcactccactggagtgtctgccgagattatgggctcaagtctctggagtgggacttgaacccacgaccttcttagTCTGTGGCAAGAGTGTgagcactgaaccacagctgacaccttagtCTCTGATTCTACTCAAAGGGGATCATTTACCTGCTGCGGGTGGTGTCGACGGTATAAAATAGTGGCACTAAACACGTGGCCATTTACATGAGCTGATCGTGTGCTGTGCGTATTTCTCACTAGGTGTGAAGCAGGCTTGCTGTGAATTCTTGGAGAGCCAGCTAGACCCATCCAACTGTTTGGGAATCCAGGAGTTTGCGGAGACTCACAGCTGTGTGGATCTGATGCTGGCGGCAGAAATTTTCAGCCAGAAGAACTTTCCGGAAGTTGTCCAACACGAAGAATTCATGCTGCTGAACAAGGAGGAAGTGGAAAAACTCATTCGGTGTGATGAGATTCAGGTGAGGCCTCGGTCACTTGTGGAGAATGTACAAAAGGCCATTTGTTACATCAAACATCCTGTGAGAAGGACGGGCCGGTGACCTTTGGGTTTGCAGACAGTATGGGCTGAAATTACCATCCGCGATAAGCTCTCTTACCATCTCGAGGCGGGAGTGGATGGGTCAACCcttccgaaattgccccgcgccggAAGCAAGTGGAACGGGTTACCGCACTGCCTATGTTGCCGCTGTGCCGGGCACGTGCCGATCCCTTACTGACCGGCGACCCGCTTACTGACCCCCGCGGGAGCAGCACcgccgccggtcagtgccactgaccgCTTCCTCCTGGGCGGTGTGTccggccttaaaggggaggtcgcactgCAGGTGACTCCAtattattttttattgtcagctGACTATCAAGTCGGGCCGCCAATtgtgccctcttgggtgccaggccactggcctagccgagaccctccttggtggcccagtggacccaagTAAAAcgtttgcagagctcgcagcggccttcccctttaactgaaggggagggacattatgATGAGCCATGCTGACGTT from the Pristiophorus japonicus isolate sPriJap1 unplaced genomic scaffold, sPriJap1.hap1 HAP1_SCAFFOLD_998, whole genome shotgun sequence genome contains:
- the LOC139259397 gene encoding kelch-like protein 12, which translates into the protein MAPRDIMTNSHAKSILNTMNSLRKSNTLCDVTLRVDSKDFPAHRIVLAACSDYFCAMFTSELSEKGKPDVDIQGLTASTMEILLDFVYTETVHVTVENVQELLPAACLLQLKGVKQACCEFLESQLDPSNCLGIQEFAETHSCVDLMLAAEIFSQKNFPEVVQHEEFMLLNKEEVEKLIRCDEIQVDSEEPVFEAVLNWVKHSQKEREEFLPDLLQYVRMPLLTPRYITDVIDAE